The sequence below is a genomic window from Theobroma cacao cultivar B97-61/B2 chromosome 6, Criollo_cocoa_genome_V2, whole genome shotgun sequence.
aaaaaaaaggggggtAATTTTCTCAGAAACCAAACACCTCGATTAATTTTCCCTCGAAAATCGCCGAGAAAAAATGCAGCACCAGAGGCTGAAGCAACAGCAACAAGCCTTGATGCAACAAGCTCTCCTCCAACAACAGTCTCTCTACCACCCAGGCATCTTAGCTCCTCCTCAGGTTTTCCACTCTTTTGTCTCTCTTTATCGCTTTAGTCAATTTCTCTGTTCGTCGATTATCTACAAGTTTTTGATCCGGTTTTTAGGAATGATTTGTTGGATTCTTGCAAAATCGTGTTTTGATCTTCGAGCTCTTGTTCCGTTTCTTGTTTGTGATAGATTGGTAGAGCTAGGGTTAGTTTGGGAATTTTGTGCGGTGATAATTTGGCTTTTGAAATCGCAGCTTTTTCCTTATACACTGCTTGAATTcgtggaattttttttataaagtttttttcAGGGCTTTGAATGTGATTGCTGTTATCTTGCAGTTTTTCTTCTGCTTTATTGGTCCGAAAGTTGAGTTTTTTCATTTGGTTTTTGGAAATGAGAAAGTCCGAGTCTTTGTTTGTAATTGCTTAACATGCTTTTGGTGGAAAGTGAAGCTCATTGTTTTGGGTTTGAAATTTGATGAGAGATggttttatttcttaatattttacattttcattGCATGAAGTTCCAATATTGTTATTAATCTTATATGAAGTTGCCATCCGCAAGCTAGAAGGTTTGCTTTTGGtgttttctttctcatttacTTGTGTTTTCCACTACTTTGGTTATATTCAGTTTACGGCTGAATTTCATATGCCTTCTCATATACTTTATAAATGTATCTATTGTTTGCCAATATTGGGTACAATTGTGCAATTTCTTTCACTTGTTTCAAGTGTTGGAGCATAAAACGTAGTTCCTGAATTTCATTTTCGAACACTTTAGCTTTATAGTGCTGGAATATAACAACatgaagtaaatttataaaGTATATGGTACTTTCAATGCATTTGAATTCTGTCAAAGTTACATTTCTGGCAAGCCTTTTTGTTTGAattgttaatttttcaatttggGGAGGAGTTCAAAGGAATTTTGAGCTGCGTTGTCCCTGAATTTACTCTGACCTGTAGACTACAATTCTGTTGAAAGTAAGTCTTATTTAGATGAGGTGGAATTTTTTGGTCTGGTTGTCACTGAAAAACCtaaggggaaaaaaagaaagcattgtAAAATCgagaaaatatattgaaatatattcTCTCTTTTGTCTTTAAGTTGAAAGTGTTTTGAAAGAGGTTGGAGAAGTGATGTTCTCATTTCTAATGGTTGTAGTTAGTGTCTTGTTTCCTATTCTAGGTTGAGTTCTTGATACCTTCTGAAACTCAATTTCTTTCCAGGATATAAACACTTTAGAGTTTGGTCGAGTGGGAAGTTACGTTTTTTGTTCATCGTTTCTTCTTTTCccctcttttctatttttcttttttgtttttcacttttttattttgcagaTAGAGCCAATCCCAAGTGGAAATCTGCCTCCTGGTTTTGATCCAAGTACTTGCCGCAGTGTGTGAGTGTTTACCTAGACATGTTTACCTATGTTTTTTTccgttttgtttcttttgtgttttgtgTGTCTGTTATTTCCCCTGCTTGCTTAAGCAACTATCCTAGTCACTTTTATGCTTATGATCTATTTACATCGGACacacttttcttctcaaatcTGGTGACTAAAAAAGTAGCTACTACCCTTAGTGCAAAATTTTAAGCTAATGGCTTCGTAATTGATAGTTAAATGGTTTTGGGCATGTGATAGATACTTGTATTTTCTTGCATCTTTCTAACAACTCAGAAAGTTACTTATagccttttatttatttttttttgtttctttttttaaaacttctagtttctttatttttgagAAACTGCAGGTATGTGGGAAACATCCATACACAAGTGACAGAACCACTACTTAATGAGGTTTTTGCAAGTACTGGTCCTGTTGAAGGTTGCAAGCTCATCAGAAAGGAAAAGGTATACTTTTCAATACtttgtccttttctttttactgtGAGATGCTCTGATTGGAAATGGTTAACTTACTTTATTTAGTTATGTCCACTTTCCTGTCGCCAATCGATTGCCACATGATTGACATGTCTTTTGTTTCCCACTCTACTTAAGCAGTCATCATATGGATTCATCCACTACTTCGATCGCAGATCAGCTGCTCTTGCTATATTGTCTCTTAATGGAAGGCATTTGTAAGtattaattttcaatgttttcaagttacttttgttttgaatGTGTTTTACATCAAATTATGTAATCTGCAGATTTGGACAGCCTATCAAGGTCAATTGGGCATATGCTAGTGGTCAAAGAGAGGATACATCAGGTTTGCTCATGTTATTGTTTGCAAAATTTTCCCTAAAATGTTTATGATGTGTTTTTGGCAGTTATTTGTCAATTATACTGTTTGATACTATCATAATTGGTGCAGGTCACTTTAACATTTTTGTTGGTGATCTCAGTCCTGAGGTTACTGATGCAATGCTGTTTGCATGCTTTTCTGTCTATCCTAGTTGTTCGTaagcttcttctctttttgatCTTGATTTCAGTAAATGCAGATGTTGTAACTTACTAAAAGCATATGATTAAATTATCAGGATGTGCAAATCTATAGTAAACCTCAATTAGTGTTTTTGTGGTGCTTACTTTATTGATCTATACTGTCCAAATGCTAACAAATCTGATATCTTTACTGATATCAGGGATGCAAGGGTTATGTGGGATCAGAAAACTGGGCGTTCAAGAGGATTTGGGTTTGTTTCATTCCGCAACCAGCAGGTACTGTTTTTTGGTTAAGTTTCTGGTGGGTCTTTGTATTGCTGTTCCGTTACAATGTAGTTTCATCTAttgatgttgattttttttttctgttcaGGATGCACAAAGTGCAATAAATGATTTAAGTGGTGAGAATGATGCATTTTACTCTATACATGtacttattttcttcattggtTGCAGTTTTAGCACATCAAATAAAGCTGTGATTTttagtttcaaattttttatttatatctaTCATGCTTTCTAGTAATCTTAATAGGTTTGGGTTTGTTGTTTTTGGATGGGACTGCTGAATTTATCTAGgaaagttttttcttttctttttcctctgtTATTTCTCATGATTTTTTCTGTAAAATCACCATATGTACAGTTTTGATTCATTAACTTATTTTGGCTGAGCTGGATGAATTGTATTTAGTAAATTCTATAATTTGCATGAATTGCTGTTATTCTAGATTGCAGTAAAACTCaaatatttgaatgatttatttttctaggaaaGTGGCTTGGTAGCCGGCAGATTCGTTGTAACTGGGCAACAAAGGGTGCTGGTACCAATGATGACAAGCAGAGCTCTGATGCCAAAAGTGTGGTGGAACTAACCAATGGCTCATCAGGTGCATCTGTTGTAGCAAAAATCATTATATTTCCTTCAAAAATCAAACATTAGCGATAATTATTACTTTGTTCAACGCAAACCTCAGCAATTATTAGACAACTTTTATTCTACCTTTAATGATCTTTAGATTTGTGTCAAATGGCAAAAGAAACTCACTTCTATTCCCTTGGTATTCAGAGGACGGTAAAGAGACAACCAATAGTGAGGCTCCTGAGAATAATCCTCAATATACTACTGTTTATGTGGGCAATCTTGCTCCAGAGGCAAGTAGCTATCTCCAATAGCTCctctatttattattttccataTGCAAGTTAATACTGAAATGAGTGTTACAAAGCATTGTGAGCTTACTTTAAGTAGGACAAGTGAAATGGTATTTCTTTAGTACTTCTAGGTAAATCTAGTATTTCTAGATGCAtgtagaacactcaaaaaacTTTAGAAAACTTTAgttgttttttctttgttaaattcaCTAGAGTAAAAAGAACAATTGGGCTTTTATGTATCAATTAAAGCTTCACAACTGATGATGGTATGAGCTTGATCCAGCTGTCTACTATTTGAACCCTGAGAACTCCCatctaataaaattttgaaagctgCAGTTATTTTGTTCAGTAAAGGAGCATGCTAGGTTCTCCAATAAAACCAATTATGTTGATTCATGCAGGTCAACCAACTTGAACTCCACCGCCACTTCCATGCTCTTGGTGCTGGGGTGATTGAGGAGGTTCGAATCCAGCGTGATAAAGGCTTTGGTTTTGTGAGATACAGTACTCATACTGAGGCAGCTTTGGCTATTCAGATGGGGAACACTCAGTCGTTTCTCTGTGGCAAGCAAATTAAGGTTTGTCCTCTGCTTTTGGTCAAAATGGGACTTCATTCTCTTTTTGAGAAATAAATATGTAACATAATGTGTGTTAGTGAAGTTTCGGAGGATATTTTGGGAATTCTTTGCACAGTTATTATGTACCTCGAATCATTGACCTGTAAATATCCCAAAATGATGCAATACATGAGTTGGATGATTGTTAGGATGGTTGGTGTTGTTAGATTCGGATCTGCTTATGTAAAGATCTTCTAGTTGTAGTTCCAACTccattcatattttaattccTTGGATTATGAGAAATTGACATCTTAATTTGTTTGTGTAGTGCTCTTGGGGCAGTAAGCCTACACCACCAGGGACAAGTTCAACTCCACTTCCCCCACCTGCAGCTGCACCTTTACCCGGCCTTTCAGCCACAGACCTTTTAGCTTATGAGCGACAACTTGCCATGAGCAAAATGGGTGTTCATGCCCTAATGCATCCCCAGGGACAGCATCCTCTTAAGCAGGCAGCAATGGGAGTGGGTGCTGCTGGAGCAAGCCAGGCTATATATGATGGTGGGTTCCAGAATGTTGCTGCTGCCCAGCAGCTAATGTACTATcagtaataaaaaaagagtttgTGTGGTGGTAATATCCTTATTCCCTGCATTTGCAGGTTTTATTTGAGTTCTAAACAAAACATTTAGGAGGcttttttaatgtattttccttttttagcAGTGAGGTTGCAACCTGCTTTTATCTATAGCATATGTTTGCCGATTGTATcaatattttacatatttcCGGATTTTATTTGAGCCCTAAACGGCTAGGAAGCTTTTTAATGTATTTTCTCCTATATATTTCAGACGGTTGCTGCCCCAAGGGATATATAAGCATATTTGCAGCTCTCTGTTTGATATTTTGTTCTTTGTGGTCTTAATTATTTGATGGAAGATTTGTTTCCATATTTATGGTTAATAATCATGATGTATAGGGCTAGTACAATTTGGCAATGCTAAATTCTTGTGGccaagatattttcttcccCTTTCTTTGTCCAATCCTAATCCGTGATTCTCTGTCGGTTAACGGTTGAGAAGAATGAGATTGGAAAACAAGGCTCCGTGATTGGTTATGTTGGTTACTTcagattaaattatttttgatctaTTGGGTTTCATGGCGCTGGCCACTGGCATACAGAACGGCATTGATGGcagtatttatttattgcatTAAAGAGAAGAAGCGTTCCACCTCTGCAGATGGGAAGTGCCCATCAGTCACAACGCATGGTTCGACCAAATTATCATTAAACAATCTCAGTATCTGCAAGCATCATGGACGCTAAAGACGCGAGAAAAGGAGAGAATAAAAGAATGGTAAGAAGAGGGGAACGGAATGTTACAACACATGATCCAACCAAGGAATGGTTAAGTCCACAATTTCAGTCTCGGCAACTAACAAAAGCAATATTATGGTGGGAGACAAAGGCCAAAAAGGGAAGGTTATATCCGCAACCTGTCTGCAATCTCTACAACCATTTAGATTACATTAAAGGCAGAACCATGGAATATGCAGCTTCATTAGTCTGTTTCCAACCTAGCAATATATTTGTCATAGAATTTCCCTGCTTTCTCAAGGTCTCCAAGCTCGGTGTAGCAATCAGCAATTGCTCCATAAGCTTCTGTGTTTCCAGAGTCCTCCCCTTCTCGCTCAGAGATTGCTAAAACCATTGAGTGGTATTTAATGGCTTCTCGATATTTACCTTGCCTCTGCAATGATGCACCTGAATAGAGCAACCTTAAGTTAAGGACTCTTATAATTGATGTTAAACTTTATGGAGACTGACTCCAGGTTTAAGATCCAggcaataagaaaagaaaaattttaggTTTCAATAGATTGCACAGCTCTCCAAACATAACCACATTACAATCACATATAGTCCAAGCAAGTTTAAAGGCTTTATAATTTCCTCCCTTTATGCTTTGTTAATGCTACTTCAATTCATAAACTGACTTGGGATTTCTTCATTGCAAACTATATGGTTCACAATGGAAGCACTTCTTTGAGCATTTTAAATCTTTATGCACAGATTCAAGGCAATGCCATAAGGTATCGTAAGACTTATTCATCTTTTGTCACTTGGTTTGACTTAAACCATAATAACCATATATTACTAAATCAGAGATGGAGACAAGATGGGCAAGCAAAGAGATGCAGACCTAAACCCCTCGCAGCCTTCTTCTCCTCAATAGGATCTTTTAGACTTTGAGCAAGCTCCAGGGCTGTCTTAAACTCAGGAAAAGCCTTCTCAGGTTCttgatttcttaaaaaaattttcccagTCTTCAATCGAGAAATTAACTCTTCCTTCCTTGGATCAACAATCACTTCATTTTCAGATATTCTACCGACAGGAGTATAACTCAGGCTGGGAGCATATGACTCTATTTTAGCCTGCCTTCTTAAAGCAGCATTTATCTGGCGCAGCTGCTCATTTAGTCGCTGCAATTCCCCTCTCCTCTGCCGTGCAAGCAATCCTGAGGTACAAGATATGGATTATCAGGGAAATAATAATTTGTGCTACATgcttttcaatgaaattttcatgGACATCTGCatcaattattttcaaaagggtgaataataaaagaaaggaGATGGAACAACTAAATCCAACATGATTTAGAACAAGACATGGGGAGTTTATTTCCATTAGTTATAAAGACTGCTCAGAATGAATTCCAGGATTTAGAAGGGGCAATTGTACTTTTAGATAGCAAAACAAATTGGTATTCCAAACTGACAACAGGTATCCTACTTCTATGCTTCTGCGAACTGAGACATATTTTCAACTGTGAGTTAGCCATTTAGAATCTCTTCTACATGAATCTGTGTCAAGAGTATTTTTGGTCTAACAATTTCTTCAAGAACATCATAGAAAATCTGAATTCAATTGCTGACTCGTCATTGTTTGTTCATTTGCAAAGCACTCAGAGTTGTATTATGCACCAGAACTAAAATCGACCAAAAGTACAAAAGATACCTCCAACTGTGGCACCAATAAGGGCTACAAATAGCAGTAAAGGCATGTTGAAAAAGGAGTTATCAGCCTCACACGTTTCTGCCAGGGCTTTCAAAGGAGCAGTAAATATCAAAATGTTGGCAGCAAGAAATGCTGTTACTGGAACTCTTGACCATAATACTCCCTGCCCCAACAGCAGcttcaatcaattagaacagttgatgaaaaatggaaaaaaattattttcatcttCAAAGAGTGGCTTGATACACCATAAATTGCCAAAATTCAAACAAATCCAAGTAATTTAAGGCATATGTGCATCTTTCTTGGATTTCAAACATAGAAATTTAAGCATTCTATAAATCTTATCATGTCCAAATTATAGATATTCTCAAGTGTGGACATGAAGATGAGGCTCAcaataatatcaaaataaacttaaaataagAAGCTAACTAGCTTAGTCTTAGTAACCATAAgtagaaataataataataatagctCAAAAGCTGTCCAGAGGACTCACCATCATACCTCAAGAGCAGATAACTGTTGCAAAAATACATCATAATCTGACGAAATGCAATCCAAGACCCGGTTTCCCTCTGACTTTTGGCAATGGAGTAAGGACTGTTTACCCCTTTCTCGCAACAAATGACGAAGCCCAACTGGTCCATTAATATCTTTAAAGGATGGTctaaaattttctactttacACATAAAAGATGCTACCTTCCCTGTTTTCAGTCATCAAATTTAACCCCAAAATTAGTATACATAATAGTTTACTCCACCATCAATTCAATTCTATTAGTAAACCatttccatttttcatttgatacGTATTCCATCCATTTAAATCCCATTTCAGGGGACCTTAAAGTTAAATTTCCAGACCTCACATTTATCTCcaattttcaatcaaaattatttttttttttataaaatacagGAAAATGACATATTCTGCTAAATAAAGAGGAACCCAAAGCTTACACTgcagaaaaagtaaaaagaaaaaatacaaATGGGAAGCGGAAGAGAGCACTGACCGGGAAACTGGGGTTTGGCGTAGGATGGGGATGGAACAGAGCATGGGCGGGTAAGGAAGCAAGCGCAATGTATTATCACTCCCATTGCTTTGGATAAAAGTTGGATTCTCCACAGCCAAGTTTATTATATAGGAGTGTGCCCACTGGCGGGCATATATGACCTTGGAACTTATAAAAAACTACACTTATGCCattcaattattttctttaactgAAAGTGTTATTTAAATGGCGAAATATTCTTGGATTTTATAGGGTTTTTTGCACTATTTTTGTAATTAGCTCTGCTTATTGTGGGTGCAAATTAACAAACCGTTAAGCCAAATTCCAATGGACAAAAAGCTCAAACTCTAATCAGGTGGCGACCCTGTCTAGTAGTACTATAGGTCCAAAACCTTGTTCTAACAGAAGCCTGGAATATCATTCTTCTAGAAAACAGCTAAGAAGTTGTTCAACTACGGGCACAAATCTGCTGGTGATTTCTATCTTTAGACATTATCAAGGTTTGACAAAGTAGCTGAATTCAGCATACGGATTCAATATGGCACTGCCCATATCTTAAACAAGGGGAAGCAAAATGACAATTCAGAAATGGGAATTCTCTGGTCAAGAAGAAGACATAAGAGGAAAAGATTATTTGtttatgagaaaatttaattcattCTTTGGGATATGAGGCGCCACCCCAATGccaagaagaaaggaaaaaagagctTCAAACACTTATTACAACAAGAAGCAAGCTGCAACCTTAATGTTAACTACCCTATACTACTGTACAGAGTCACTTGGTAGGCTATTTGGCAGTCAGCCAGGTAATGTCACGCGGTTGTGGTATTTGGAAGTGATCAGTTAAGCCCAAGTGTGCCATCAGAAGCCACACATGGGTTAGAAGCTGTCCTCCTCGCCTCAGATGTTGCCTGTGCTGACTTCCTTCGCAATGACTTGCAGCATGAGCAAGCATTTCCACCCAAGTATCAGCAATTAAGCTCCATTTCTGCCATTAACATAGTAGTAATAAATTCACGAATGTGATCTTGAGCTCCAGGAGGGGGAGAGTAGGGagtgaagaagaataagaaggGATTAGTTTTTGTTACCTCTTCCTTATTTGATATTTCATTCAAACTTCTAGCAAGCCCCCTTCCATCAGATAACATAGATTTCCCTGCTCTATACCTCGTTCCGAGCAATTCTAATCCCACAGCAGCTTTAACCAACTTATCATATACATCGGTTTTGTCTTTGTGTGGCTCTGGTGTATTGCAAAAATCAATGACTTCGGCGCAAGTGTCTTCAATTAGAATATCACCAAGCCCAGCTGGTAACATGGAAGGATAGTTAACAAGCAAATGCAGCATATACCTTGACATGAGAATGCTGATTTCACGCTTCGATTGAGTGGTCTCTATAGTTTCCTCGAAGTAGTAGCAGATGTCGGTAGCAATGTGCCATGTCAGAATTCTCTCATCAAATCCTTTCTCCACACTCCATTTAAGCTCACCGTGACCATAAATTTCCACCGCAAATATTTGTCTGCCTGCCTCCTGCGTGTCATAGACTGTTGCTTTAGCTTTAAGTCTCTCCTTGAGATACTTGAATATCCATTCCTTTAAGCTGTTGGATATCACCTCCTTAGTTACATATCTCTCCTTTTCTTGCTTTTCCACAAAGCCTAAGAACTTGAAGAGTTTCAGAATTCTATGGAGAAAGTGGGGTTTTACTTGACTTAGGATTGGATCGTAAATCATTGGTTTTTCTCTAAGCGCAAAGCTTAGCAGATTGTATTGAGCCATGGAATTTGACCACCTAGGATTGCTAAATAATCGGACAGAAGTAATGGCTCTCAAGACAGACGTCTTTTTAAGCAAGCTCAACCACACAACAGTCCAATCTGAGAAAAGAATGACCAGTGCTGCATATATGTCAAGCACAATAGCCACTACCAGCAATAGGAAGGTTATGACAAGGTCAGCCTTTTTATACTTGTGCTTATCATCAGCCAAAGAGAAAAGGACTAATACAATGCAGGTAAGTGATAAATTGATGCAACGCAAGCTAAGGCCCCATCGAGAATAGACCACTGACGCTTTTGTGTAGAGCAAATCAAACATGAATGCAAGCTCCATTTCAACTACTTCAAAAGCCTTTTGGAAGGACAGATTCTGAAACACCGCTAGGCTGGTGTCTCGATCCCGAGAACTAAGTAGGAGATTCACAAAAATACGCTTGAATATCTGAAGTAGTCCGTAAGCTTTAAGCAATTCATTGGTTTTGGAGATGGAATTGTCTTCAATGGCAAAGGCCTCCATAGGCAGCTGAATATCAATTACTCTGTTTGTATTACATATATATCCCTCTTCTTTTTTCACATTGTACTCCTTAAGCAAATTTGGGTTAGTGGGGCCTGGAAGATCACGACGAGCAAGCATGGAACCTTTCATCTGTTCGCTGCTTGCGGAACGTAGGACCCAGGTCCTTTCTACATACTTGCTGAGGCCTACAAAGACCATTAAAGTGGACAGAATTGAAAGGTGAGAGCCTCTCCATGCCATGAGGAAGGTGTAGAATGCGACTCCTGTTTGGAGAGCCATCCCAAGCAGCTGCCTCAACCACAACTCATTGTCTTCTAAGGAGTACGCAGTGATGGTGTCAGGGCCACCCAAATGTAACAACAGAAATGGTACCCAAAAAACATGTAGTTCAATGTTGGCATCCTGTTCACCATTATCACTAGTATCTCCCAGGTCCTTTGAGATAATTCCAAGGGCCATTGTTGCCACAGTGTCTGCAGCTAAGTAAGCCACCCATACAGCAAATCTGACCAAAAGCTGGAAACTATACTTTCTGCGATTGCCCATGACAATGAGTATTGTCTGAAAGAAGAGGCTAAATAGAACCAGCCCTCGTAGCTGCCAGTCCTTCcataattcttttaaaatttgaacgaGTGCCTTCATTATTTTCCTCTTATTCTTTGCAAGTCAATCTGCTAACAACtaatatttataaacattAGATTAACCTAAAAATGTAACATCTTATCAGAAGGGAAGATGACTGAGGCTTTGGTGGGTGGGTAGACTGAACTAACTATTGAAACAAGGATTTCTAGGTTAAATTGGTATGAAATGCTCCCCTATGAGTGATACAGTGATACTATTTCTCAATAAGCATTGTATTTTGTTCATCAATTAGCAAATCATTGACCTTAAATAACAGAAAACAAAGAATTGCTCCAAGCAGCCTAAGAAGTAAGAATAGAACACATTATGACAAGTTCAACAAACCAACACATAGAAACAAAGAAGCAACCAAGAATAGATGTTTCTTTCTTGATGATGGCTGAGGATGCATTCAAAAAGTTGGCTCAAGTCAGAAGCGCAATTAGAAGGTAATATGAAGAGAAGATTAGGTACCTGTGGGAATCACTGCTGACACTGCTTTCTGGTCTAATCATCAATGCTCACGCCCCTCCTCAAAGTGGCACCGGGAATTCTAAGCTAAATCTCCAGAGGAAGAGAGAgtgtaagaaaaaaaagataactGCGGGTCCATGTGCAAGGGTGCACTGGGAAATTATGTAAACAATGATCACACTTGCTTGCCTTTGACTTcatgtttgataaatttatataatatatgttCTTTTCTACATTGactggaaaaggaaaaagtatgCAATACCCGACNtttatataatatatgttCTTTTCTACATTGactggaaaaggaaaaagtatgCAATACCCGAcaattctattttaattttattattaaatattaattaagtcattaatttttaattataatttaattatttttagttatttttataattaatttatttttaagtgagttaggatattttaaaagaaattagaagagacaacttttaaaaattcaagagcCTGAAAGTTGAGATAGAAATTTAGAAAAGTAAACTGCAATTaatcattttgttttcttccttacttttgtatttttcttgttactctcaatggttgaaatttatataatgttatttgtctttataattataagtagctaattttcttcttctaagattgcaattgaattcatatgtaatctaaatttttaatctctttcttacttatctttaatgagatttgaattgtttatttcaatttgtacttaatgcttttaattgtctgatcatcaattaaattgatttaggaatctaaacaaacttggaaaagagagtttagtgtagactaaaattgggataatATTTGATCATATTGATTGATTTatgtataggatagggata
It includes:
- the LOC18596255 gene encoding oligouridylate-binding protein 1B isoform X1, with amino-acid sequence MQHQRLKQQQQALMQQALLQQQSLYHPGILAPPQIEPIPSGNLPPGFDPSTCRSVYVGNIHTQVTEPLLNEVFASTGPVEGCKLIRKEKQSSYGFIHYFDRRSAALAILSLNGRHLFGQPIKVNWAYASGQREDTSGHFNIFVGDLSPEVTDAMLFACFSVYPSCSDARVMWDQKTGRSRGFGFVSFRNQQDAQSAINDLSGKWLGSRQIRCNWATKGAGTNDDKQSSDAKSVVELTNGSSEDGKETTNSEAPENNPQYTTVYVGNLAPEVNQLELHRHFHALGAGVIEEVRIQRDKGFGFVRYSTHTEAALAIQMGNTQSFLCGKQIKCSWGSKPTPPGTSSTPLPPPAAAPLPGLSATDLLAYERQLAMSKMGVHALMHPQGQHPLKQAAMGVGAAGASQAIYDGGFQNVAAAQQLMYYQ
- the LOC18596255 gene encoding oligouridylate-binding protein 1B isoform X2 — its product is MQHQRLKQQQQALMQQALLQQQSLYHPGILAPPQIEPIPSGNLPPGFDPSTCRSVYVGNIHTQVTEPLLNEVFASTGPVEGCKLIRKEKSSYGFIHYFDRRSAALAILSLNGRHLFGQPIKVNWAYASGQREDTSGHFNIFVGDLSPEVTDAMLFACFSVYPSCSDARVMWDQKTGRSRGFGFVSFRNQQDAQSAINDLSGKWLGSRQIRCNWATKGAGTNDDKQSSDAKSVVELTNGSSEDGKETTNSEAPENNPQYTTVYVGNLAPEVNQLELHRHFHALGAGVIEEVRIQRDKGFGFVRYSTHTEAALAIQMGNTQSFLCGKQIKCSWGSKPTPPGTSSTPLPPPAAAPLPGLSATDLLAYERQLAMSKMGVHALMHPQGQHPLKQAAMGVGAAGASQAIYDGGFQNVAAAQQLMYYQ
- the LOC18596256 gene encoding protein FLUORESCENT IN BLUE LIGHT, chloroplastic isoform X2, whose translation is MGVIIHCACFLTRPCSVPSPSYAKPQFPGKVASFMCKVENFRPSFKDINGPVGLRHLLRERGKQSLLHCQKSEGNRVLDCISSDYDVFLQQLSALEGVLWSRVPVTAFLAANILIFTAPLKALAETCEADNSFFNMPLLLFVALIGATVGGLLARQRRGELQRLNEQLRQINAALRRQAKIESYAPSLSYTPVGRISENEVIVDPRKEELISRLKTGKIFLRNQEPEKAFPEFKTALELAQSLKDPIEEKKAARGLGASLQRQGKYREAIKYHSMVLAISEREGEDSGNTEAYGAIADCYTELGDLEKAGKFYDKYIARLETD
- the LOC18596256 gene encoding protein FLUORESCENT IN BLUE LIGHT, chloroplastic isoform X1, which codes for MGVIIHCACFLTRPCSVPSPSYAKPQFPGKVASFMCKVENFRPSFKDINGPVGLRHLLRERGKQSLLHCQKSEGNRVLDCISSDYDVFLQQLSALELLLGQGVLWSRVPVTAFLAANILIFTAPLKALAETCEADNSFFNMPLLLFVALIGATVGGLLARQRRGELQRLNEQLRQINAALRRQAKIESYAPSLSYTPVGRISENEVIVDPRKEELISRLKTGKIFLRNQEPEKAFPEFKTALELAQSLKDPIEEKKAARGLGASLQRQGKYREAIKYHSMVLAISEREGEDSGNTEAYGAIADCYTELGDLEKAGKFYDKYIARLETD
- the LOC18596257 gene encoding uncharacterized protein LOC18596257 is translated as MKALVQILKELWKDWQLRGLVLFSLFFQTILIVMGNRRKYSFQLLVRFAVWVAYLAADTVATMALGIISKDLGDTSDNGEQDANIELHVFWVPFLLLHLGGPDTITAYSLEDNELWLRQLLGMALQTGVAFYTFLMAWRGSHLSILSTLMVFVGLSKYVERTWVLRSASSEQMKGSMLARRDLPGPTNPNLLKEYNVKKEEGYICNTNRVIDIQLPMEAFAIEDNSISKTNELLKAYGLLQIFKRIFVNLLLSSRDRDTSLAVFQNLSFQKAFEVVEMELAFMFDLLYTKASVVYSRWGLSLRCINLSLTCIVLVLFSLADDKHKYKKADLVITFLLLVVAIVLDIYAALVILFSDWTVVWLSLLKKTSVLRAITSVRLFSNPRWSNSMAQYNLLSFALREKPMIYDPILSQVKPHFLHRILKLFKFLGFVEKQEKERYVTKEVISNSLKEWIFKYLKERLKAKATVYDTQEAGRQIFAVEIYGHGELKWSVEKGFDERILTWHIATDICYYFEETIETTQSKREISILMSRYMLHLLVNYPSMLPAGLGDILIEDTCAEVIDFCNTPEPHKDKTDVYDKLVKAAVGLELLGTRYRAGKSMLSDGRGLARSLNEISNKEEKWSLIADTWVEMLAHAASHCEGSQHRQHLRRGGQLLTHVWLLMAHLGLTDHFQIPQPRDITWLTAK